A window from Pseudoliparis swirei isolate HS2019 ecotype Mariana Trench chromosome 17, NWPU_hadal_v1, whole genome shotgun sequence encodes these proteins:
- the crtac1b gene encoding cartilage acidic protein 1: MLLWLVMFLPSIFSAQRSEPMFSAITKTVLPPDYDNNPTQLNYGVAVTDVDGDGGLEMFVAGYNGPNLVLKYNKQQKRLVNIAVDNRSSPFYALRDRQGNAIGVTACDIDGDGREEIYVLNTNNAFSGQATYSDKLFKFRNGRFEDLLNDDINEHRDVANRMAGRSVACVDRKGTGRYAIYIANYASGNVGPHALIEMDEAASDVSKGIIALSNVAEQAGVNKFTGGRGVVVGPIVSQTLSDVFCDNEYGPNFLFRNNGDGTFTDVAQQAGVEDPMQHGRGVALADFNRDGKTDIVYGNWNGPHRLYMQLNNRKQKFKDIASQKFSMPSPVRTVIVADFDNDNEMEVFFNNIAYRGPSANRLFRVSRREHGDPQIEELNVGDAAEPEGRGTGAVVTDFDGDGRLELLISHGESAAQPLSVYKVNQGTTNAWLRVIPRTKFGAFARGAKVVLYTKKSGPHTRIIDGGSGYLCEMEPVAHFGLGKDVATNVEVYWPDGRSAARPLEPSDINTVLEIHYPRDEEEVTPTVEIECGHGFALNENGRCTDKDECTEFPTVCPSDRPVCTNTYGSYKCRAKRRCNQGFEPNDDGSACVAQVAYFGGTRSSGERKCSGLSFWMLPVSVLPLVSNHLLTGLL; this comes from the exons ATGTTGTTGTGGCTGGTTATGTTCCTGCCTTCCATCTTCTCGGCTCAGCGATCAGAGCCCATGTTCTCAGCTATAACAAAGACCGTCCTTCCTCCCGACTATGACAACAACCCCACCCAGCTCAACTACGGCGTGGCCGTCACCGACGTCGACGGGGACGGAGGCCTGGAGATGTTTGTAGCTGG CTACAACGGCCCAAACCTGGTGCTGAAATACAACAAGCAGCAGAAAAGGCTTGTCAACATCGCTGTTGACAACCGCAGCTCGCCGTTCTACGCCCTGAGAGACCGCCAAGGCAACGCCATCGGAGTGACAGCGTGCGACATCGATGGAGACGGTCGAGAGGAGATTTATGTCCTCAACACCAATAACGCCTTCTCTG GTCAGGCAACGTACTCTGACAAGCTGTTTAAGTTCCGTAATGGACGCTTTGAAGATCTGCTGAACGATGACATTAACGAACACAGAGACGTGGCCAACCGAATGGCTGGGCGCTCAGTGGCCTGTGTGGACAGAAag GGTACAGGCCGATATGCCATCTACATAGCCAACTATGCGAGTGGCAACGTGGGTCCTCATGCTCTTATTGAAATGGATGAGGCAGCCAGCGATGTTTCAAAGGGCATCATTGCCCTTTCCAACGTGGCAGAGCAGGCCGGAGTCAATAAGTTCACCG GGGGGCGGGGTGTCGTGGTGGGGCCCATTGTCAGTCAAACCCTGTCCGATGTCTTTTGCGACAACGAGTACGGTCCCAACTTCCTGTTTAGGAACAACGGAGATGGAACCTTTACTGATGTGGCGCAGCAGGCTG GCGTGGAGGACCCAATGCAGCATGGCAGAGGGGTTGCTCTGGCAGACTTCAACCGTGACGGCAAGACAGACATCGTCTATGGAAACTGGAATGGACCTCATCGCCTGTATATGCAGCTCAATAACCGCAAACAGAAGTTCAAG gaCATTGCATCCCAGAAGTTTTCTATGCCGTCCCCGGTTCGCACCGTCATAGTTGCTGACTTTGACAATGACAACGAGATGGAGGTCTTCTTCAATAACATCGCCTACAGGGGCCCCTCCGCCAACAGGCTCTTCAG GgtgagcaggagagagcacgGAGACCCCCAAATAGAAGAGTTGAATGTTGGAGAtgcagcagagcctgaaggacgGGGAACCG GAGCTGTAGTCACAGATTTTGACGGCGATGGCCGTCTGGAACTGCTGATTTCTCATGGTGAAAGTGCAGCACAGCCGCTCTCTGTCTACAAAGTCAACCAG GGGACAACAAACGCCTGGCTCCGAGTGATTCCCAGGACCAAGTTTGGTGCTTTCGCCAGAGGAGCTAAAGTGGTGTTGTACACTAAAAAGAGCGGCCCACACACTCGGATCATCGACGGTGGCTCGGGGTACCTGTGTGAGATGGAGCCCGTTGCCCACTTTGGCCTTG GTAAGGATGTTGCCACCAATGTCGAAGTGTACTGGCCAGACGGTCGTTCAGCTGCGCGACCACTGGAGCCTTCAGACATCAACACGGTGCTGGAGATCCACTATCCAAGAGATGAGGAAGAAGTCACTCCTACTGTGGAAATAGAG TGTGGTCATGGCTTTGCACTGAATGAGAATGGCCGTTGCACAG atAAAGATGAGTGTACCGAGTTTCCCACTGTTTGCCCCTCTGACCGGCCTGTCTGCACCAACACGTATGGCAGCTATAAGTGCCGCGCCAAGAGGAGATGCAACCAGGGCTTTGAGCCCAACGACGATGGGTCAGCCTGTGTGG CCCAGGTGGCTTACTTTGGGGGGACGCGGTCCTCCGGGGAACGCAAGTGTTCAGGCCTTTCTTTCTGGATGCTCCCCGTCTCTGTGCTCCCACTCGTCTCTAACCACCTCCTGACTGGACTACTGTAG
- the golga7bb gene encoding golgin subfamily A member 7B yields the protein METEFHNLQELRQSASLITKVFVQRDYSEGTVCRFHTKFPSDLDNRIERTLLEETVKTLNSYFVEAEKIGGQSYLEGCLACATAYIVFLCMETHYEKVLKKISGYIQEQNEKIYAPRGLLLTDPTERGMRVLEISVFEDRGSGGSSPSSSMSSAGSSAR from the exons TTTCATAATCTTCAGGAGCTGAGGCAAAGTGCATCGCTGATCACAAAGGTGTTCGTACAGAGAGACTACAGCGAAGGAACTGTCTGCCGCTTCCACACCAAGTTCCCCTCAGACCTCGACAACAGG ATTGAGCGAACCTTGCTCGAAGAGACGGTGAAGACCCTCAACTCTTACTTTGTGGAGGCCGAAAAGATTGGAGGGCAGTCGTACCTGGAAGGATGTCTGGCTTGTGCAACCGCTTATATCGTCTTCCTCTGCATGGAGACACACTATgagaag GTGCTGAAGAAGATATCCGGCTACATCCAGGAGCAGAATGAGAAGATCTATGCTCCGAGAGGTCTGCTGCTAACAGACCCCACCGAGAGAGGAATGAGGGTT CTCGAGATCAGTGTGTTTGAAGACCGGGGCTCAGGCGGCTCCAGTCCGAGCAGCAGCATGTCGTCGGCAGGTAGCAGCGCTCGGTGA